The Pan paniscus chromosome 1, NHGRI_mPanPan1-v2.0_pri, whole genome shotgun sequence genome has a segment encoding these proteins:
- the FUCA1 gene encoding tissue alpha-L-fucosidase, whose protein sequence is MRAPGMRSRPAGPALLLLLLFLGAAESVRRAQPRRRYTPDWPSLDSRPLPAWFDEAKFGVFIHWGVFSVPAWGSEWFWWHWQGEGRPQYQRFMRDNYPPGFSYADFGPQFTARFFHPEEWADLFQAAGAKYVVLTTKHHEGFTNWPSPVSWNWNSKDVGPHRDLVGELGTALQKRNIRYGLYHSLLEWFHPLYLLDKKNGFKTQHFVSAKTMPELYDLVNSYKPDLIWSDGEWECPDTYWNSTNFLSWLYNDSPVKDEVVVNDRWGQNCSCHHGGYYNCEDKFKPQSLPDHKWEMCTSIDKFSWGYRRDMAMSDVTEESEIISELVQTVSLGGNYLLNIGPTKDGLIVPIFQERLLAVGKWLSINGEAIYASKPWRVQWEKNTTSVWYTSKGSAVYAIFLHWPENGVLNLESPITTSTTKITMLGIQGDLKWSTDPDKGLLISLPQLPPSAVPAEFAWTIKLTGVK, encoded by the exons ATGCGGGCTCCGGGGATGAGGTCGCGGCCGGCGGGTCCCgcgctgttgctgctgctgctcttcctCGGAGCGGCCGAGTCGGTGCGTCGCGCCCAGCCTCGGCGCCGCTACACCCCAGACTGGCCGAGCCTGGATTCTCGGCCGCTGCCGGCCTGGTTCGACGAAGCCAAGTTCGGGGTGTTCATCCACTGGGGCGTGTTCTCGGTGCCCGCCTGGGGCAGCGAGTGGTTCTGGTGGCACTGGCAGGGCGAGGGGCGGCCGCAGTACCAGCGCTTCATGCGCGACAACTACCCGCCCGGCTTCAGCTACGCCGACTTCGGACCGCAGTTCACTGCGCGCTTCTTCCACCCGGAGGAGTGGGCCGACCTCTTCCAGGCCGCGGGCGCCAA GTATGTAGTTTTGACGACAAAGCATCATGAAGGCTTCACAAACTGGCCGAGTCCTGTGTCTTGGAACTGGAACTCCAAAGACGTGGGGCCTCATCGGGATTTGGTTGGTGAATTGGGAACAGCTCTCCAGAAGAG GAACATCCGCTATGGACTATACCACTCACTCTTAGAGTGGTTCCATCCACTCTATCTACTTGATAAGAAAAATGGCTTCAAAACACAGCATTTTGTCAGTGCAAAAACAATGCCAGAGCTGTACGACCTTGTTAACAG CTATAAACCTGATCTGATCTGGTCTGATGGGGAGTGGGAATGTCCTGATACTTACTGGAACTCCACAAATTTTCTTTCATGGCTCTACAATGACAGCCCTGTCAAG GATGAGGTGGTAGTAAATGACCGATGGGGTCAGAACTGTTCCTGTCACCATGGAGGATACTATAACTGTGAAGATAAATTCAAGCCACAGAGCTTGCCAGATCACAAGTGGGAGATGTGCACCAGCATTGACAAGTTTTCCTGGGGCTATCGTCGTGACATGGCAATGTCTGATGTTACAGAAGAATCTGAAATCATTTCG GAACTGGTTCAGACAGTAAGTTTGGGAGGCAACTATCTTCTGAACATTGGACCAACTAAAGATGGACTGATTGTTCCCATCTTCCAAGAAAGGCTTCTTGCTGTTGGGAAATGGCTGAGCATCAATGGGGAGGCTATCTATGCCTCCAAACCATGGCGGGTGCAATGGGAAAAGAACACAACATCTGTATG GTATACCTCAAAGGGATCGGCTGTTTATGCCATTTTTCTGCACTGGCCAGAAAATGGAGTCTTAAACCTTGAATCCCCCATAACTACCTCAACTACAAAG ATAACAATGCTGGGAATTCAAGGAGATCTGAAGTGGTCCACAGATCCAGATAAAGGTCTCCTCATCTCTCTGCCCCAGTTGCCACCCTCTGCTGTCCCCGCAGAGTTTGCTTGGACTATAAAGCTGACAGGAGTGAAGTAA
- the CNR2 gene encoding cannabinoid receptor 2 — translation MEECWVTEIANGSKDGLDSNPMKDYMILSGPQKTAVAVLCTLLGLLSALENVAVLYLILSSHRLRRKPSYLFIGSLAGADFLASVVFACSFVNFHVFHGVDSKAVFLMKIGSVTMTFTASVGSLLLTAIDRYLCLRYPPSYKALLTRGRALVTLGIMWVLSALVSYLPLMGWTCCPRPCSELFPLIPNDYLLSWLLFITFLFSGIIYTYGHVLWKAHQHVASLSGHQDRQVPGMARMRLDVRLAKTLGLVLAVLLICWFPVLALMAHSLATTLSDQVKKAFAFCSMLCLINSMVNPVIYALRSGEIRSSAHHCLAHWKKCVRGLGSEAKEEAPRSSVTETEADGKITPWPDSRDLDLSDC, via the coding sequence ATGGAGGaatgctgggtgacagagatagcCAATGGCTCCAAGGATGGCTTGGATTCCAACCCTATGAAGGATTACATGATCCTGAGTGGCCCCCAGAAGACAGCTGTTGCTGTGTTGTGCACTCTTCTGGGTCTGCTAAGTGCCCTGGAGAACGTGGCTGTGCTCTATCTGATCCTGTCCTCCCACCGGCTCCGCCGGAAGCCCTCATACCTGTTCATTGGCAGCTTGGCTGGGGCTGACTTCCTGGCCAGTGTGGTCTTTGCATGCAGCTTTgtgaatttccatgttttccatggTGTGGATTCCAAGGCTGTCTTCCTGATGAAGATTGGCAGCGTGACTATGACCTTCACAGCCTCTGTGGGTAGCCTCCTGCTGACCGCCATTGACCGATACCTCTGCCTGCGCTATCCACCTTCCTACAAAGCTCTGCTCACCCGTGGAAGGGCACTGGTGACCCTGGGCATCATGTGGGTCCTCTCAGCACTAGTCTCCTACCTGCCCCTCATGGGATGGACTTGCTGTCCCAGGCCCTGCTCTGAGCTTTTCCCACTGATCCCCAATGACTACCTGCTGAGCTGGCTCCTGTTCATCACCTTCCTCTTTTCCGGAATCATCTACACCTATGGGCATGTTCTCTGGAAGGCCCATCAGCATGTAGCCAGCTTGTCTGGCCACCAGGACAGGCAGGTGCCAGGAATGGCCCGAATGAGGCTGGATGTGAGGTTGGCCAAGACCCTGGGGCTAGTGCTGGCTGTGCTCCTCATCTGTTGGTTCCCAGTGCTGGCCCTCATGGCCCACAGCCTGGCCACTACGCTCAGTGACCAGGTCAAGAAGGCCTTTGCCTTCTGCTCCATGCTGTGCCTCATCAACTCCATGGTCAACCCTGTCATCTATGCTCTACGGAGTGGAGAGATCCGCTCCTCTGCCCATCACTGCCTGGCTCACTGGAAGAAGTGTGTGAGGGGCCTTGGGTCAGAGGCAAAAGAAGAAGCCCCAAGGTCCTCAGTCACCGAGACAGAGGCTGATGGGAAAATCACTCCGTGGCCAGATTCCAGAGATCTAGACCTCTCTGATTGCTGA